A genomic stretch from Armatimonadota bacterium includes:
- a CDS encoding ABC transporter ATP-binding protein — protein MSDLVIGYDDNVVVQGLSLSVCQGEVVALLGRNGAGKTTTLRGIVGMTPARAGEVWFQGRRLTGLPPYEIARRGIAYVPDDRRIFADLTVEENLLLAGRVAGRAGRWTRDSVYDLFPALAVLRGSRGGHLSGGEQKMLAIGRALMTNPDLLLLDEPAEGLAPLVVRQLGEVLREIRSSGVTILLADQNMRFCRRLADRGYVIDRGTVRLHGRMEDIWQDEEVIRQHLAI, from the coding sequence GTGAGCGACCTCGTGATCGGATACGACGACAACGTGGTCGTACAGGGACTCTCTTTGAGCGTGTGCCAAGGCGAGGTGGTGGCTTTGCTTGGCCGCAACGGGGCGGGCAAGACGACGACGCTACGTGGCATCGTCGGGATGACGCCGGCGCGGGCGGGCGAGGTGTGGTTCCAGGGCCGGAGACTCACCGGCCTGCCGCCGTACGAGATCGCACGCCGGGGCATCGCGTATGTCCCCGACGATCGGCGGATCTTCGCCGACCTAACGGTCGAGGAGAATTTGCTGCTGGCCGGACGCGTGGCGGGACGGGCGGGGAGGTGGACCCGGGACTCGGTCTACGATCTGTTTCCCGCACTGGCGGTCCTGCGGGGCAGCCGTGGCGGCCACCTGAGCGGGGGAGAACAGAAGATGCTCGCCATCGGTAGGGCCCTGATGACGAATCCCGACCTGCTGCTTCTTGACGAACCGGCCGAAGGACTAGCGCCCCTTGTCGTACGCCAGCTCGGTGAGGTGCTCCGCGAGATTCGGAGTTCCGGGGTCACGATCCTGCTGGCGGACCAGAATATGCGCTTCTGCCGTCGGCTGGCTGACCGCGGCTACGTCATCGACCGGGGAACTGTGCGACTGCACGGAAGGATGGAGGACATTTGGCAAGACGAGGAAGTGATCCGCCAGCACCTGGCCATCTGA
- a CDS encoding ABC transporter ATP-binding protein, whose protein sequence is MSTLLRTHGLYKRFGELRAVDGVSLELAEGVLTAIIGPNGAGKTTLINLLSGAMAPDSGRVEFRGHDVTRMPVHARVRHGLTRSFQIMSIFAGLTVRENVLIPVLARLGRERQVHIPVARCADALGETDRILEAIGLLEQRDRRASALSHGDKRRLELGIAIASEPVLCLLDEPCSGTNPVERRVVLNLIQALSRRGRTTFVVVEHDMDVVFSLAQRIVVMSRGQVLADGPPPVIRDHPQVRAIYLGEEFET, encoded by the coding sequence GTGAGCACGCTGCTGCGGACACATGGGCTGTACAAGCGTTTCGGAGAACTGCGGGCCGTCGATGGTGTCTCGCTGGAACTCGCTGAGGGCGTTCTGACGGCGATCATTGGACCCAACGGAGCCGGCAAGACTACGCTCATCAACCTGCTGAGCGGAGCCATGGCGCCGGACTCTGGACGCGTGGAGTTCCGCGGACACGACGTCACACGGATGCCGGTCCACGCACGCGTCCGGCACGGCCTGACGCGCTCGTTCCAGATCATGAGCATTTTCGCGGGGCTCACGGTGCGCGAGAACGTGCTGATTCCCGTCCTGGCGCGGTTGGGCCGCGAACGTCAGGTACACATACCCGTCGCACGGTGCGCCGATGCCCTGGGGGAGACAGACCGTATCCTGGAAGCGATCGGCTTGTTGGAACAGCGTGATCGGCGGGCTAGTGCACTCTCCCACGGGGACAAGCGCCGGCTGGAGTTGGGGATCGCGATCGCTTCGGAGCCTGTTTTGTGTCTGTTGGACGAGCCGTGTTCGGGCACCAATCCCGTGGAGCGCAGGGTCGTGCTCAACCTCATTCAGGCCCTGTCGCGCCGCGGTCGGACGACATTCGTCGTGGTAGAGCACGACATGGACGTAGTATTCAGCCTGGCACAGCGGATCGTGGTCATGAGCCGAGGGCAGGTACTGGCGGACGGTCCGCCTCCGGTCATCCGCGACCATCCCCAGGTACGCGCCATCTACCTGGGCGAGGAGTTCGAGACATGA